The Triticum aestivum cultivar Chinese Spring chromosome 3A, IWGSC CS RefSeq v2.1, whole genome shotgun sequence genome includes a region encoding these proteins:
- the LOC123061787 gene encoding zinc finger BED domain-containing protein RICESLEEPER 2 — translation MLAPAAMEVPIDGTVSTTLASVNAVHNPRARKLRSAVWQDFTKERRADGNCVAICNHCKKQLTATSRSGTTHLRNHLAICTTTSTRRAGKGRKLIVRRILHNKTSTGQPGDGHASGEDNDNDSTHFDQELSRHDLARMIVQHGYRFSIVDDLGFRKFVKNLQPQFSMVSYDIVRADSMAIYESERLKLQDVLLKTPCRVSMSVDMWRSSTQMDYLCLTCHYIDHSGDEWKLRKKILNFVHVEEHFTANQIANLILEKLQQWGIERKVASVVLDNCTNGDIVAAELLRVMQPRRLLLLNGNLFHVRSCAHILNLTVEESLEQTSDIINRVREMIQNVKFSQERLQKFLDTAKLLQIDQKLLVLDSPNNWPSTYLMFDSACYYHDVLVRLAEQEANYAAFLTAKEWADVKALTEILDALNNTMEKFPVEIPTANLYFNDMCEIQVLLNTWRNSPSPVVAQVAGRMLKKFEGYWDLTRPVMAFASILDPRYKMKSIEYFFQLIYGNDQFTAKATIEAIKQSFTSLCNEYEHSADSLKNPAVLFYAGNSSSCMSSVYNTGNDSKTFSRITLSDARRGLDQYIQESSSGQSFKSDLDLYLEEAVYRQKEGNQDNFDILGWWKSFAAKYPVLSQMARDILAIPVSIIPLDSEARVLNEYLSTMDPSTVEGLVCAQDWLRADTEVANSDGHADDKVPRGDELIVAPN, via the exons ATGCTGGCACCGGCAGCGATGGAAGTGCCGATTGATGGCACGGTGAGCACCACGCTCGCGTCTGTGAACGCGGTGCACAATCCACGGGCACGCAAGTTGCGGTCAGCTGTTTGGCAGGACTTCACCAAGGAGCGCCGTGCCGACGGCAATTGTGTTGCTATCTGTAACCATTGCAAGAAGCAGCTCACAGCAACCAGCCGGTCAGGCACCACACACCTGCGCAACCACCTTGCGATATGCACCACCACCTCTACACGCCGTGCTGGTAAGGGTCGGAAGCTGATTGTACGCCGTATTCTCCACAACAAAACATCCACTGGGCAGCCTGGCGATGGACATGCCTCTGGTGAGGACAATGACAATGATAGCACACACTTTGATCAAGAACTCAGCCGGCACGACCTTGCCCGTATGATTGTCCAGCATGGCTACCGGTTCTCCATAGTGGATGATCTGGGGTTTCGAAAGTTCGTCAAGAATCTCCAGCCACAGTTTAGCATGGTCTCATATGACATAGTGAGAGCTGATAGCATGGCAATTTATGAAAGTGAGAGGCTGAAGCTGCAGGATGTGCTCCTCAAAACCCCTTGTCGGGTTAGCATGTCAGTTGATATGTGGCGATCGAGTACACAGATGGACTACTTGTGTTTGACCTGCCACTACATTGATCATTCCGGCGATGAATGGAAACTTAGGAAAAAAATTCTTAACTTTGTGCATGTCGAGGAACATTTTACAGCCAATCAGATTGCCAATCTCATTCTGGAGAAGTTGCAACAGTGGGGTATTGAAAGGAAGGTAGCTTCTGTTGTGCTAGACAATTGCACCAATGGTGACATTGTTGCCGCAGAACTTCTCAGAGTTATGCAGCCTAGGAGACTTCTCCTATTAAACGGAAATTTGTTCCATGTGCGCTCTTGTGCACATATTCTGAATCTCACAGTTGAAGAAAGCTTGGAACAGACATCTGACATAATTAATAGAGTCCGTGAGATGATTCAGAATGTCAAGTTCTCACAAGAAAGGCTTCAAAAGTTTCTAGATACCGCAAAGCTGCTGCAGATTGACCAAAAACTGTTAGTTCTTGATTCTCCGAACAACTGGCCTTCCACTTACTTAATGTTTGATTCTGCATGCTATTATCACGATGTGCTTGTGCGCCTTGCAGAACAGGAAGCTAATTACGCTGCTTTCTTGACCGCTAAGGAGTGGGCTGATGTGAAAGCCCTCACTGAAATACTTGACGCGCTCAATAATACAATGGAGAAGTTTCCAGTGGAAATCCCAACCGCTAACCTATATTTCAATGACATGTGTGAGATCCAGGTTCTTTTGAACACCTGGCGCAATAGTCCATCTCCTGTTGTTGCACAAGTGGCTGGCCGAATGCTGAAAAAATTTGAGGGATACTGGGATCTTACTAGGCCAGTAATGGCATTTGCATCCATACTGGATCCTCGGTACAAGATGAAGTCAATTGAGTATTTTTTTCAGCTGATTTATGGAAATGACCAATTTACAGCAAAGGCAACAATAGAAGCCATCAAGCAAAGCTTTACCAGCCTGTGCAATGAGTATGAGCATTCAGCAGATTCATTGAAGAATCCAGCTGTTCTCTTCTACGCTGGAAACAGTAGTTCTTGCATGAGCTCTGTGTACAACACTGGAAATGACTCTAAGACCTTCTCTCGCATCACATTATCAGATGCCCGACGGGGACTTGATCAGTATATTCAGGAGTCATCGTCAGGCCAGTCCTTCAAGTCTGACTTGGACTTGTATCTTGAGGAAGCTGTCTATCGTCAAAAAGAAGGGAATCAAGATAATTTTGACATCCTTGGATGGTGGAAGTCTTTTGCGGCAAAGTATCCTGTCCTTTCTCAAATGGCCCGTGATATTCTTGCTATCCCTGTATCTATCATCCCACTGGACAGTGAAGCCCGGGTGCTGAATGAGTATCTCAGTACTATGGACCCTTCAACGGTTGAGGGATTGGTCTGCGCGCAAGATTGGTTACGTGCAGACACAGAAG TTGCTAATTCAGATGGCCATGCAGATGATAAAGTGCCACGTGGCGACGAACTTATTGTGGCACCGAATTAG
- the LOC123058478 gene encoding protein STRICTOSIDINE SYNTHASE-LIKE 10, giving the protein MEVSATTSHRGKLSRTMTMGRNLAAVLVVLACLVSLASAQQVKTTDTRWSYRLPLPDGVSGAESLAFAGKDGVYTGVSDGRVLRWGGSAAGWTTFAYNANYRKIPLCSDSGVPSEQKESICGRPLGVRFNRKTGELYIADAYLGLMKVGPEGGEAQVLATEANGIPFHFLNGLDVDQATGDVYFTDSSANYPRRFNTEIIMNADATGRLLKYDARTELVTVLKAELPYPNGVALSRDRTHLVVAHTVPCQAFRYWLKGPKAGQYELFADLPGYPDNVRRDGQGGFWVALNQEKARLNATAAPVKHLVGVRLGADGVEVEELTAARGVTLSEVAEQNGNKLWLGSVELDYIGLFV; this is encoded by the exons ATGGAGGTGAGCGCTACGACTTCCCATAGAGGAAAACTTTCGAGGACTATGACGATGGGGCGCAACTTGGCGGCGGTGCTCGTCGTGCTTGCCTGCCTCGTTTCCCTCGCGTCGGCGCAGCAGGTCAAGACGACGGACACGCGGTGGAGCTACCGTCTGCCGCTGCCcgacggcgtcagcggcgccgagAGCCTCGCGTTCGCCGGCAAGGACGGGGTCTACACCGGCGTCTCCGACGGGCGCGTTCTCAGGTGGGGCGGGAGCGCCGCCGGCTGGACCACATTCGCTTACAATGCCAACTACAG GAAAATTCCTCTGTGCTCGGATTCTGGGGTGCCGTCGGAACAAAAGGAGAGCATATGCGGGCGGCCGCTGGGTGTCCGGTTCAACAGGAAGACCGGCGAGCTCTACATCGCCGACGCCTACTTGGGGCTCATGAAGGTCGGCCCggaaggcggcgaagcccaggtGCTAGCGACGGAGGCGAACGGCATCCCCTTCCACTTCCTCAACGGCCTCGACGTTGATCAGGCGACCGGCGATGTCTACTTCACCGACAGCAGCGCCAACTACCCCCGGAG GTTCAACACGGAGATCATCATGAACGCCGACGCGACCGGCCGCCTGCTCAAGTACGACGCGCGCACGGAGCTCGTCACGGTGCTCAAGGCGGAGCTGCCGTACCCGAACGGCGTCGCGCTCAGCCGCGACAGGACGCACCTGGTGGTGGCGCACACGGTGCCGTGCCAGGCGTTCCGGTACTGGCTCAAGGGGCCCAAGGCCGGGCAGTACGAGCTCTTCGCCGACCTGCCGGGGTACCCGGACAACGTGAGGCGCGACGGGCAGGGCGGTTTCTGGGTGGCGCTCAACCAGGAGAAGGCGCGGCTCAacgcgacggcggctccggtgaaGCACTTGGTCGGCGTCCGTCTCGGCGCCGACGgcgtggaggtcgaggagctgacGGCCGCCAGGGGCGTGACGCTCAGCGAGGTGGCGGAGCAGAACGGCAACAAGCTGTGGCTGGGCTCCGTCGAGCTTGATTATATAGGCCTCTTCGTTTGA